A DNA window from Fragaria vesca subsp. vesca linkage group LG3, FraVesHawaii_1.0, whole genome shotgun sequence contains the following coding sequences:
- the LOC101302730 gene encoding protein LHCP TRANSLOCATION DEFECT-like yields the protein MASIPCTTAPTHSCFASNSFNSPTSSVKLNTRFLGTRNRLGWVRPFGLGPSNGSRAKCWFKFGKNGVDAEGAGIYGSQSRDDFDKDDVEQYFNYMGMLAVEGTYDKMNALLSQNIHPVDILLLMAASEGDKPKIEELLRAGASYNVKDADGRTALDRAANDEIKDFILGFSVQKA from the exons ATGGCTTCCATTCCATGCACTACAGCTCCTACCCACTCATGCTTCGCCTCCAACTCCTTCAATTCTCCTACTTCTTCAGTCAAACTCAACACCAGGTTTCTGGGTACCCGGAATAGGCTGGGTTGGGTCAGACCCTTTGGTCTTGGACCCTCCAATGGCTCCAGAGCCAAGTGCTGGTTCAAGTTCGGTAAAAACGGTGTAGACGCAGAGGGTGCTGGAATCTATGGAAGCCAATCCCGTGATGATTTTGATAAAGATGACGTTGAGCAG TACTTTAACTACATGGGAATGCTTGCTGTGGAGGGTACATATGATAAGATGAATGCTCTTTTAAGCCAAAATATCCACCCAGTAGATATTCTACTGTTGATGGCTGCCTCAGAAGGTGACAAGCCGAAAATTGAAGAACTTTTAAGAGCAGGAGCTAGTTACAATGTCAAAGACGCTGATGGACGGACAGCTCTTGATAGGGCTGCAAATGATGAAATTAAAGACTTTATTCTTGGTTTTTCAGTTCAAAAGGCATGA